A part of Mesoplodon densirostris isolate mMesDen1 chromosome 10, mMesDen1 primary haplotype, whole genome shotgun sequence genomic DNA contains:
- the LOC132497868 gene encoding butyrophilin subfamily 1 member A1-like: MGLCPGASPVVMNHGEMEDVSTTGPLVLTKEAPGFLGRVGCTAGAIGHSDPAGGSAPGGAVAGPEPCLPSGAPALRAGPSSCPVSPAEDMEDLSSCCALCRLTSLLLLIQLPTGGSAECLVEIQNYHSSIPQAMMAHVIQHLSPACPGLPTRLCVFPALTLCLSSFLTPMSVSTEGFFVTGPSDPIVAVLGGDTVLPCRVLPPTSAEDMELRWFRSKFSEAVFIYQNRVEQNEGQMARYVGRTSLVSDFLARGEAAVRIQKVQVSDNGLYTCFFRKGDFYEEASLELKVAGVGSAPQVRITGPEKDGVRVVCTASGWFPKPQVQWRGLSGEKFLAFSEAHTQDAEGLFSVEVALVVRDSSAGNVTCSVLNTVLGQEKAMAIFIPEPFFPQASPWKLAFSVSLTVLMALLLGAGYYTTREHSRKLLVMREKENLRMVKEQDRWTKQEVLKDTAELQTELDTTVWTPSLGRKWRLLGGRTQLQGLSQISAADSHPVLGNLGVTPPSRDRRDSSLEHRSASILACPLLRGTVRVSNALPKPLAQLELLTGAVTLERSGIGGRRSSRPVSDFVFFLDVPTAGPVASPSVLSGDADAGTINGGPVTLDPGSAHSNLVFSHENTTVALKDTNVNVEDTSSVLGFESITSGCCYWEVEIRDGDRSSEWALGVCREGVNRNEWYVESPDKGFWVVGRFEIGYCARTTPMTQLSLRQVLHRVGVFLDHKEGDVSFYNMTDGSHIFSFPQASFFGTIFPYFMIKSGDVSLTVCSKEGWSEGHRVPHNSFFLEEPVSLPGEGFSSGSGANAPPVAESPLLPCKPEAVSP; the protein is encoded by the exons ATGGGTCTCTGTCCCGGGGCCTCACCGGTGGTCATGAATCATGGGGAGATGGAGGACGTTTCCACCACGGGGCCCCTGGTGCTGACAAAGGAAGCACCTGGTTTTCTGGGCAGAGTGGGTTGTACTGCAGGTGCCATTGGG CATAGTGACCCAGCAGGTGGCTCTGCTCCTGGGGGCGCTGTTGCTGGCCCTGAGCCCTGCCTCCCCTCTGGGGCCCCAGCGCTCCGGGCTGGCCCGTCCTCCTGCCCCGTCTCCCCAGCTGAGGACATGGAGGATCTCTCCAGCTGCTGTGCGCTCTGCCGCCTCACCTCCCTGCTCCTCCTCATCCAGCTGCCCACTGGGGGGTCAGCAG AATGTCTTGTGGAGATTCAGAATTATCACAGCTCAATCCCTCAGGCCATGATGGCTCATGTTATCCAACACCTGTCCCCAGCCTGCCCGGGCCTTCCCACCAGACTGTGTGTGTTTCCTGCCCTCACTCtgtgcctctcttcctttctcactCCCATGTCTGTGTCCACAGAGGGGTTCTTCGTGACTGGCCCCTCGGATCCCATTGTGGCAGTGCTGGGCGGAGACACCGTGCTGCCCTGTCGTGTGTTGCCACCCACAAGTGCAGAAGACATGGAGCTGAGGTGGTTCCGCTCCAAGTTTTCAGAAGCCGTGTTCATCTATCAAAACCGAGTCGAGCAGAATGAGGGGCAGATGGCTCGTTACGTAGGGCGGACCTCGCTGGTGAGCGACTTCCTTGCCCGGGGGGAGGCTGCCGTACGCATCCAGAAGGTCCAGGTTTCAGACAATGGGCTGTACACCTGCTTCTTCAGAAAGGGAGACTTCTACGAAGAGGCGAGTTTGGAGCTGAAGGTGGCAG GTGTGGGCTCTGCCCCTCAGGTGCGCATCACAGGGCCCGAGAAGGATGGCGTCCGTGTGGTGTGCACGGCCTCAGGGTGGTTCCCGAAGCCCCAGGTGCAGTGGAGAGGCCTCAGCGGAGAGAAGTTCCTGGCGTTCTCCGAGGCCCACACCCAGGACGCTGAAGGGCTGTTCAGCGTGGAAGTGGCTCTGGTGGTGAGAGACAGCTCTGCAGGGAACGTGACCTGCTCCGTCCTCAACACTGTCCTGGGCCAGGAGAAGGCCATGGCCATTTTCATCCCCG AGCCCTTCTTCCCCCAGGCCTCTCCCTGGAAGCTGGCTTTCTCAGTGAGCCTGACTGTGCTGATGGCCCTGCTCCTTGGGGCTGGATATTACACCACGAGAGAACATTCCAGGAAGTTGCTGGTGATGCGAGAAAAGGAGAATCTGCGCATGGTGAAGGAGCAGGACCGGTGGACAAAGCAAGAGGTGCTGAAGGACACAG CTGAACTCCAGACAGAACTCG ACACAACCGTGTGGACCCCCTCCCTGGGGCGGAAgtggaggctgctgggaggcAGAACCCAGCTGCAAGGGCTCTCCCAGATCTCGGCCGCTGATTCCCACCCAGTGCTTGGGAACCTGGGTGTGACG CCTCCATCCAGAGACCGCAGGGACTCCTCCTTGGAACACAGATCTGCCTCCATTCTGGCCTGTCCTCTGCTGCGGGGCACTGTCAGGGTTAGCAACGCCCTCCCCAAACCCCTGGCCCAACTGGAACTGCTCACTGGTGCAGTGACCTTGGAGAGGTCAGGT ATTGGCGGAAGGAGAAGTTCCAGGCCTGTGAGTGACTTCGTGTTCTTTCTGGATGTTCCTACTGCTGGCCCTGTGGCCTCTCCTTCAGTTCTTAGTGGTGATGCAGATGCTGGCACCATCAATGGTG GGCCTGTCACTCTGGATCCAGGATCTGCCCATTCAAACCTTGTCTTCTCTCATGAAAACACGACTGTGGCCTTGAAGGACACCAATGTGAACGTAGAAGACACCTCGAGCGTATTGGGCTTTGAGAGCATCACATCAGGGTGCTGTTACTGGGAGGTGGAGATCAGGGATGGAGACCGAAGCTCTGAGTGGGCTCTGGGGGTCTGTAGGGAAGGTGTGAACAGGAACGAATGGTATGTAGAATCCCCAGACAAGGGGTTCTGGGTTGTGGGGCGGTTTGAAATTGGATATTGTGCCCGTACTACACCTATGACTCAGCTATCCCTCCGACAGGTTCTCCACAGGGTAGGGGTGTTCCTGGACCACAAGGAAGGGGATGTCTCCTTCTACAACATGACTGATGGCTCCCACATTTTCTCCTTCCCCCAGGCTTCCTTCTTTGGGACCATCTTTCCATACTTCATGATCAAGTCAGGAGATGTGTCCCTGACCGTCTGTTCCAAGGAGGGATGGTCTGAGGGGCACCGTGTGCCCCATAACAGTTTTTTTCTGGAGGAGCCTGTGAGCCTCCCAGGGGAGGGGTTCAGCTCAGGCTCTGGTGCTAATGCTCCGCCAGTGGCTGAGTCTCCATTACTCCCCTGCAAACCGGAGGCTGTGTCCCCATAG